A stretch of DNA from Melospiza melodia melodia isolate bMelMel2 chromosome Z, bMelMel2.pri, whole genome shotgun sequence:
GCTGTTCCCTTGCCCCCACAGGATGATTTCCTTAAGTGGCTGTTCTTAGCTGCTGGTAGCCccttgcagccccagccccgcctggcctgCAGGCTCCTGCGAGGTCATCTGCAGGGCCAGCATCCCTGCAAAGGGGAGGCTGCTGCCTGGTACAATGGCTTCAATGCTGAGAACCTGTTCCTTGCTCTGCGGGAATGGCCAGGCTCCTAGATCAGTGCATGTGAGATGAGGGGGTTATCTTTGCCTCTCCTGAAAACTGCCCTCATAGTTTCTTATGCCAGGATAGCACAGAAAAGCTCAAGCTTATATTGTGTGTAACAGCTCTGATGGAGCAGAGGTACCTCTTTAGCCAGTTTCTAGTGCACTCCGCTGCTATCAGCACTTTTTTCCATGAGACACTCAACCACTTACACACTGGTTAGGTGCTAGTGCCCCTAAccctttccctccctgcccaccatGAATTCAGAAGTGGTTCAAAGGTTGGTAAAGGACTCGATAGCGTGTCTACCCCCAGGTCCTCTGCAACCCAGCTACCTTACAAGGCAGGGATGATCCTACCTCCTCAAGCAGCCTGAGGACTTGCCCTGAGtaaagcagctcctcagggatgagCAGATCTGGCTGCCTCCAATCTTTGccagccttttttatttttagtgtACATCCTGTACTCTCAACAGGATCTCTCTCTAGGTCCCTGGAAGCTCCAGAGCTTGAAACTTCATGCATATAGATTTCTTAAGATCTAAACTTGGAGATCCGTGGCCATCTCTGCTGCCATTCTTCTTATCCCCTGAGTTACCACTTTACTCTAGGGCTCGTGCCCTGTGTCCACTGCAGATTACACAGTACCTCCAGAGAGGTGGGGTAGGTCTAACAGCCCCAAAAGGAGCaacagggtggtggcagcagaggAGATATGGGAAGGCTCTGATATGGGAGGGTGGGCCAGGAGCATGGATGGCATAAAGAGATGTGAGGCTACCAAGTCATTCACAGAATAGCTTCTTGTAGCTCAGTCACAAATGAAGACAAGGTGTGCCAAGCTGGTGAGGGTGTCCATGTTCCAGCACTGTCTGAAGATGCAAAGCACTAGAGACACCCTGGTCATGCAAACATCTGGGAACTGTACCCTGGCAGGATACTTCACTGTGCAAAGGCATTGCTTTTGGAGGGGCAAACATATCAGGCCTTGAGCACTGTTTCTGTTTTTGTGTCCCTCATTACAAAAAAGACATTATTACAGAACCACACAATGTGCTAAGCTGGAAAGGACACAGCAGGATCATTGAGTACAACTCTTGTTCCTGCTCAGAACACCAcaaaatcacaccatgtgcctgagagcattgtccaaatgcttcttgaactctgacaCACTTGGTGCTCTGACCACTTTCTTGGGGTGCCCATTTCAGTGCCCAAACacactctgggtgaagaaccttttcctgatatccagcctaaacctcccctgactcagcttcaggcAATTCCATCAGATCCTGGCCACAAGAGTGAAGAGGTCAGtgcctgctgctcctcttcccctcacacggaaggtgtaactgcagtgaggtctcccctcagtcttctccaggctgaacagaccaagtgacctcagccgctcctcatatGGCTTCACTTCAAGGCctttcaccatctttgttgccctcctttgaAACTTTCTAAGAGCTCAGTGTCTTTCTTATACCCAAAACTGCACCAAGaactgccccagcactggaggtgaggctgccccagagcagagcagagcagagcagagcaggacaatcccctcccttgcctggctgtgatgctgtgcctgatgcaccccaccACAGGTGCACACCCcttctggctgccagggcactgctggctcacgttcaACTTGCCACTGACCCGGTCCTTTTCCGCAGAGCTGCTCTctagcctctcattccccagtctatacacacatccagggctgccccatcccaggtggaGAAACTGAAGTGCTTGGAGCATGTTCAAAGAAGAGCAAAGAAGCTGGCAAAGAGTCTAGAAAACAAGTCCTCTGAGGAGTGACTGAGGGAGTGAGGGTATTGAGCTTGAAGAAAAGGAACCTGAGGAGACACTTTATTGTTCTCTACAGCTTCCTGATAGGAGATTGTAGATTGCTGGAGTCCATCTCTTCTCCCACGTAACAAGCAATAGGATGAGAGGAAATTACCTCAAATTGCTCTGGGgtaggtttaggttggatgtcaggctgcccagggcagtggtggagtcactgttccTGGAGGTATTTGAAAGATGTGTAGGTATGGTGCTCAGGGACATGGTTTCCTGCAGGACATGGCAGTTAATGGTCAAATTCCATGGTCttaaatgattctatgactctataTTCTGGGCTGCCTGCAGGTGGTGTGAAGCATGGAAGGAAGGGTGGAAATCCCTGTGTGTTTCAGTgctccacaggagctgggcatgcTCAGGCTGTGGCTAACTCAGCTTCTCACACCAACCATCTACGTAGTCACCCCAAAGCCTGGTGAGGGCTGATAAGTGACTCTTGACTCAGCAAAACTTTGCCATAAGGCACTGCAGAGCCAGTCCTGGTGACTGTTCCTCcattttgtctctccattttttgAAGGGAGCATTTGTGAAAGAAAGAGTCACTGTGCCCCAAGGTTCTTTGGAGGTGTTTAATGGAATAGATGGACTTCAAAATCTTACAGAGCTGGCACTTGCATCTCTCAGGAGGGAAATCTCTAGAAGACACTTGTCCCTCAAGTGTAAATTGCTTTAAATGCCAAGGGAGCAATTTCCCTTGGCAAATTTTTTCTGGATCTCACGGAAAACTTTGGTAATGGTTAGCAATGAGGAAATTACAGGCTCCATCACCTACTTTCAAGTTGTTTGTGCTCTGAAGTagaggggctgagctgtggccAAAGCTGCACTCCCTTTGCTGCAGAGATATTTGTGCAAGTGGGTTGCATTTTGTGGCCAGTCTTGGCTACATGAACTGCTGCAGTAGACGCTTTACAGTGTGCCAAGTGCTTCTTCCCTCCCCTTTCTCTCCACATTTCAGTTCAGCTAGCCCTGGGACATTTTCGCTGATGTGTCCAGCCTCCTCAGTTCCTGAGGCTCTCCCTGCAAGACATCAGCTGAGTGTTCAGCAACCTGAGCATGTCCAGTGTCACAGACTCCTCAAATGCCATTGGAGCTGCTCAGTAGGGGAACATCACCAACCCTGGGTACATCTCACCATGCCACCACACAGCTTTCAGCACACAAATGTCCTGGGAAAGTTTTGTCCAAGGGACTCCTAGGGCTGGATCCTGCCATTGGCTGGACTTCTTTCACCGTAGACACCACACCAGGCTTTGGATCTATGTGTAGGTCAAAGGTCTTCGTGAGCCTCAAGGGTATCTGTTCCCCCTATCTGGCAAGGCTACTGCCAAGGACTGTCCAGAGACCTACATAGCCCTCCCTGCAGTCACGGATGCAGCCCTGATCAACATGGGCAGCtgggggagctgtgctgctgccactctTACAGGGTGTCAGGGCACTTCTTCCAGTTTTGTCTCGCAGGACAATGACAGAGAAGCAGGCTTGTCCTTCACTCCCTGACTTGAGGAAACTTGCCTGTTTGCAACACTGCTCTGGGAGCACTGTGTGCTACTCATTGCTCTGTGTGACAAACTATGGTGCCTGTGAAAGAAGATAATCCCTTTCTTTCCCTGCCTTGACTGAAACATGAGAAGATGAGAAACAGATAGATAAATTGAATGGGAAAAGTGTATGCAAAAGTGCAAATTCATATGCACACTCtctggcacagctcagggcatTGCTGGCATCTTGCTGCCCACCAGCTGCCTCCTGAGTCTCACCTGGCCTTGGCAGGCAAAGATCTGTTGGGCTTTAGAGTCAGGCTCTCTGCAccaggctggttttgcacaggccCTGAGGTCTGTGGCAGTGTTCAAGCACTGCCTTCACCTTTCCCTTGGTCTGCCACTTGCTTTTGAGCCATGTGAAATAAACAGCCAAATCCACAAGCCCCTGGGGAGGACGAGTACCTCTGAATTTGCTGTGTGTAGAGTCAACACTGACCCCATCCTGTGGCTGCCCATGTTCTGACCCTGCAGGTCTGGCCTATTAGTCTGTACTTTAGTTCTGCAATTTCTGAATAAACACTCCACTTTGTGCTGGAGGCATGTGGTTTCCCTCTTCAGAAGAGCTTCTGGATGGTCTATGTTGTTTTTTCCTAGCCTCTGCACATAAATAGTCGTGGCTCTCAGGGCATACACAGCACACACGCTCTTGGGCTGCAGCCACTCTGCGGGTGCAGATCAAGCCACGGCACGGAGCTGAGACCCTGGTGAACACTTACCCACCCCAGGGGAGAATGAGCCCCAGTTATGCTAAGCTGGGCATAACCTTCCCTCAGCCCTGGCAGAAAACTGGCATAGAGTTGCCCAAATAAATCCTACCTGTGGCTGAGTTGGCAGTTGCAGGAGCAGAAAACCTCAGGACAGAAGTGAGCGATAGATTTGTGCTGCTCACTGTGGATGTGTTTTGGCCCTACCAAAGCCTTTCCCTAGGGTGCAGAGGGGACAGACAGCAAGATCTGCAGAGAAGAATTGGCAACACAGAGAGGAGTACACAGCCAGACCACCTCTTCCATGTTATTTGGGGACTGGAAGGGGACAAACAGCCTTGCAGAGCCTTGGGACAAATGACCAGGTAATAGCACCAGCCATGGACACGTGTCCCCTTCTCTGCAGAAATAGAAAGgattcaggaaaggaaaacagggaaaatCAAAGCTCTGGACAACCCTGAACAATTAGTGAGGCTAGAACTTTTCAGCCTGGGAGAGAACTTTCTAAGGAGAATAAAGATTTTGatgacagcagctgcctctgggaCAGAAAATAGTGGATACCATCCATCTGACTGAGCACAGCTGGTTTATGCTCCTCAATACTATTTCCGGCTGCAGCATTAAATCTGTCAGCAATGGCTTTGTTGTGCGTTGTGGTGCTTTGGGTGTCCCACCTGGTGGCTCCAGCAAGGTGCAGAACTGGGTGAGAGGGTGAATTCCAGCTGACCAAGCACAATAGTCATAGCAGACACTGGCACATCTCCCAGATTCCAAGGATGGCCACTGATTTTGGGGAGCTCACTTTACCACAGGGTAGACCTCAGACTCCTATTAGATGCCTGCAAATGAGAACTGTATGGGATACTAGTATAGCAGCAAGTCAGAGCAACAAGACCTCCTGTGAGTGAGCACCGACCTGTCCTTGGAAGGTTTCAACTCACGCTGAAGCACTCTTCAAAGCTGGTCAAAAATCTCAGCTGGTAATTCTGTACAAACACAACATCTTGTGCGGGACTGAAATGACCTCAGGAGGCAAGCCCTGCATCAGCCCTCTGATCTCTGCCACTGTGAGCAAAGGGGGCCCTTGCCTGCCCAAGTTGTATGGCCTTGTTGCAGGTGTTGTGTGTGCCCATGTGCTAGAAGTGGGAGATGAAAGAGCAGAGGAGGCCCCAAGGCCTGCTGATTCACACTGACACTATTACCTTGGTGGGACTGAGCCCTGCCACAACCTCAAAGATGATAGCTCTGACACCAGGAGCTACCTGCAACTGAAAATtcttcagtttggggtttttctcaagTGCTGGAGCAGATGTCTGGGATCCCTGGTGTTCACCATCTCTGCTCAGTCTCTTTCCATGCTTCCATGCATTATCTGAGCTGAATGCTCTATGAAAGGCCTTAGATAAAAAGCAGAATAACATCTAATATGAGAAGTGCAGATGTTACTATTTTCAATTTACATCAGCTCTGGAACCAGTGAAACAGTTTACTAGGGAGCCACGGAGTCATCTTCTCCCATGCCAGAGAAACTTTATTTTCCCTTCACTAAATTGACTCCTACAGAGAAAACACTGTGCTTGTTCAGCATCTTCTTCATCAGGACAGCTGCATTTCTTGCTTCTCCCCCATGGCCTTTCTTGCAGGAGTGTGGGTGAGATAATACTCTGTGCAGAGCATCCCAATTTGTTATGTGGATTTGAAATTATTGTTTAGACTGTGCACTTTTGGTAGCTCTTGGTGGGAACTGGCTTATGCTGTTTTCCTCCAGCCATGCATAAAAAAAGTGCTGTTGAAATAAGATTGTGCATGTGATTTTATTATTCACCATAGCTAGCTTAAGTGTGCAAttcacacagagcacacaggatCAATTAATCACCTGTTTTTAGGCTCAGAAAAGTTATCAGAAAGCTCAGGTATCTTGACATTGCCCATCTTTCAAAATCTGGATGTCTTGCCTGGTTTTCCTAGAGTAATATATGAAAAAAGAGTAAGAGATCAAAATAAAACACCATTCCATGAGTCATACTTTGGCTGCATTCCATCAAATGGAATGGAGCTGACTATTACAAAATTGACCTACTCATTTTCCTGTCTAAAGAGCTGAGATGACTGCAACATCCTGGCTCATGAATGTGCCCTCCCAGGGCCTGTGGTACTGGTGCTGCATCTGCAGCTTGacctgctcacagcagggctGTCCCTAGCACGAGGTTGTCGTGGCCATGGCTCTATCTGAGCACCAACCACCATCCCCAAGAATGGAGACCCCCCATCACACCCCTGTAGTGCACCACCAATTGGACCTGGTGCCTGTGTCAAATTTTCACCCTCTTGGTGCTGCTGTTTGTGGCTGTTGTCTCCTGTTTTACTGCCTGCACCAAGACAACTGAGGCCCCATCCCATCTGCGACTGTAGGCTGCTGCTGGATCCCCCCAGCCATTCCcttcctcagcctggctgggTACAGCTCCTCTGCTCTTCCTTGCAGCTTCGCTTGACGAGCTGGCCAACCCTCCCCTCCTGCGGCCCAGCACACGGTTTGTTATTTGCCACGCAAGTGCAGCCTGCCATGGCTTTTCCCAGGCTCTGGGGAGCCTGAATGGCTGTACTTCACAAGCACCTAGTTTCAGGCAGCCAAAATTAGACCCAGGAGGTCCCTGCCAAGGGCATGAGCTTACATTTTTTCCACGCAGAGCTGGCATTCATTGGCATAGGTATTACCATCGGTCCCACAGATGGGCAAGTACAGGAGGGGGCAGGCCTGCAGGTTACCCAGGTCTTCACACACTGGCTGGAAAGGAGAAAACACAGCACACATTtcagtgccagcagcacccatTTCTTCCCCCCAGAACACTCAGGCAGGACCAAGTGCCACTGGCAAACTGGTTCCCTCTGTCAGAGTAGTGCGTGCCCACAGAGGAGCAGCGGCTGCTGaatccctcagtgggacccttGGCCTGGGCTTTGGTGTGGGTTTGGTGCTGGAACACCAGTTGCCATGAAGCTGGGGATGATCTCTGGGAACAGTCTTTCTCCCAGGCACACCAAGTATGCCCAGCTCAAGCCATGAACAAAGAAAACCAGAAGCCTCTTACCCTTCTCAGGCCAGCCCCTTCATTCAGCTCTGCCCCTGAAAGAGAGCAGAGACCCATGAGCGTGGCATTTACCCATGCCTGATGGCAGAAGCACAAGAGATTGACAGAGGATCACATCCCAACCAAAGGGATTGTGCAGAGCCCATTCAGGACTGAATCAGTTCTGTGGGTTTCATGAGAGGGAATCACTTTGCTGCTGCATGCCACTCCCACCCCCCCCTGACAGCAGCACAGTACACTGCCTCCATCCACAGCTGAGCTGGCTGGGACAAAGCTGTGAATGGCTGTTCCCACCCCCTAAACCCTCTCCCAACAGCCCTCTCTCCCAGTTTCTGGGTCAGAACCTCCAAGGAGCATCCAACACAGCTCAGGAAATGGGAAACCATGCAATGCAGCATGTGGCATGGGGTATCCTCAGAGGGATGAGGCTTGGTGATATTGCACAGTTGGACAACTGCCGCCTCTAGGGAGAGCAGTATTTGGTGGGTTCCTTTTTGGTGGGCAAACAGAGCAGTAGCAACAGTTCACAGCCCACCTGTGCAGTGTACAAATGTCCTGGGAGCATGAAGGCTCACAcacaggcagctccagcaccagctcTACCTGCACATAGGTAGCAAAGGCTTCCCAGTGCCTATAAACAGGTGCTTCCCTCGTAAATATGCTGAGCACATACTGTTCTTGCAGAGCCTTGCCAGTTTGCATGGAGGCAGGAACTGCAGCAGCTGTGGACTCTCCCAGGTCACTCCCAAGTCCAATACATTTGATGAACCAGCCTGTAACCCTTGACACAAACT
This window harbors:
- the SPINK4 gene encoding serine protease inhibitor Kazal-type 4 — protein: MSGRELLLLLLAAAMVTLVAAGGAELNEGAGLRRPVCEDLGNLQACPLLYLPICGTDGNTYANECQLCVEKMKTRQDIQILKDGQCQDT